One region of Brachybacterium saurashtrense genomic DNA includes:
- a CDS encoding DUF885 domain-containing protein: protein MPDPTAVTAPRPTTALDALADEYVELSARLDPFLATSLGIPGHDHEVTDFSPAAVAERTDAARTLLARAAEVPDEDAADAVTRAALTERLGLEIERSEQHLDIATVNNLASPLQSRDELDQMPTDTAEDWQVISERMSRFPDALGSWAQSLHEAAGHGVLSARRQLLLGAEQARGFAAEDGFFASFAAGAVGDDAQRARVQEAARTAAQGYLALADELEQLAARAPERDAVGRDAYALASRTFLGSQIDVDETYAWGVEELRAIVAEQEAVARRINERAGNGAGSSVEAAKQALNADPSRVLHGTEELRAWMQDLSDRAIDELAGTHFDIPEPLRRLECRIAATGSGGIYYTGPSEDLTRPGRMWWDVPSGTTEFHTWLETTTVYHEGVPGHHLQVGTQTLQASALNRWRAMMCWVSGHGEGWALYAERLMDQLGHLADDGDRLGMLDAQRLRAGRVVLDIGLHCELPMPDSLAGSAGGAWTYEKAWDFMGAHWGVTEAERRFELHRYLGWPGQAPSYKIGQRLWEELRAEAERAGTPVRDFHRRALELGGLPLSVLEEALR from the coding sequence ATGCCCGATCCCACCGCCGTGACCGCACCGCGCCCCACGACCGCCCTGGACGCCCTCGCCGACGAGTACGTGGAGCTTAGCGCCCGCCTCGATCCGTTCCTCGCCACCTCCCTGGGGATCCCCGGGCACGACCACGAGGTCACCGACTTCTCCCCCGCCGCCGTCGCCGAGCGCACCGACGCCGCCCGCACCCTGCTGGCGCGCGCCGCCGAGGTGCCGGACGAGGACGCGGCCGACGCCGTCACCCGGGCCGCGCTCACCGAGCGGCTGGGCCTCGAGATCGAGCGTTCCGAGCAGCACCTGGACATCGCGACCGTCAACAATCTCGCCTCCCCGCTGCAGTCCCGGGACGAGCTGGACCAGATGCCCACGGACACCGCCGAGGACTGGCAGGTGATCTCCGAGCGGATGTCCCGCTTCCCCGACGCCCTGGGCAGCTGGGCGCAGTCCCTGCACGAGGCGGCCGGTCACGGCGTGCTCTCCGCGCGCCGCCAGCTGCTGCTGGGGGCCGAGCAGGCGCGCGGCTTCGCCGCCGAGGACGGCTTCTTCGCCTCCTTCGCCGCCGGCGCCGTGGGCGACGACGCGCAGCGCGCCCGGGTGCAGGAGGCGGCCCGCACCGCCGCGCAGGGGTACCTGGCCCTGGCCGACGAGCTCGAGCAGCTCGCCGCCCGGGCCCCCGAGCGGGACGCGGTGGGCCGGGACGCCTACGCCCTGGCCTCCCGCACCTTCCTGGGCTCGCAGATCGACGTGGACGAGACCTACGCCTGGGGCGTGGAGGAGCTCCGCGCGATCGTCGCCGAGCAGGAGGCCGTGGCCCGCCGGATCAACGAGCGAGCCGGGAACGGGGCCGGCAGCTCGGTGGAGGCGGCGAAGCAGGCGCTGAACGCCGATCCCTCCCGGGTGCTGCACGGCACCGAGGAGCTGCGCGCCTGGATGCAGGACCTCAGCGACCGGGCGATCGACGAGCTCGCCGGCACGCACTTCGACATCCCCGAGCCGCTGCGCCGGCTCGAGTGCCGGATCGCGGCCACCGGCTCCGGCGGCATCTACTACACCGGTCCCAGCGAGGACCTCACCCGTCCGGGGCGGATGTGGTGGGACGTGCCGAGCGGCACCACCGAGTTCCACACCTGGCTGGAGACCACCACCGTCTACCACGAGGGCGTGCCCGGCCATCACCTGCAGGTGGGCACCCAGACCCTCCAGGCCTCCGCCCTGAACCGGTGGCGGGCGATGATGTGCTGGGTCTCCGGCCACGGCGAGGGCTGGGCGCTGTACGCCGAGCGCCTCATGGACCAGCTGGGCCATCTCGCCGACGACGGCGACCGGCTGGGGATGCTGGACGCGCAGCGCCTGCGCGCGGGCCGTGTGGTGCTCGACATCGGCCTGCACTGCGAGCTGCCGATGCCCGACTCCTTGGCGGGCTCCGCCGGCGGGGCCTGGACCTACGAGAAGGCCTGGGACTTCATGGGCGCGCACTGGGGCGTCACCGAGGCGGAGCGCCGCTTCGAGCTGCACCGCTATCTGGGCTGGCCCGGCCAGGCGCCCTCGTACAAGATCGGCCAGCGCCTCTGGGAGGAGCTGCGCGCCGAGGCCGAGCGCGCCGGCACCCCGGTGCGGGACTTCCATCGCCGCGCCCTGGAGCTCGGCGGCCTGCCGCTGTCCGTCCTCGAGGAGGCCCTGCGATGA
- a CDS encoding phospho-sugar mutase has translation MSIDAALRDRIDQWLEHDPDPTTRAALEGLREQAEAGDAAALEEITDAFAADLEFGTAGLRGRMAPGPHRMNLAVVSRAARGLADHLREDVGLEDPLVVIGYDARHRSADFARRSAEIMTAAGCRVHLLERFGPTPLVAFAVRHLEADAGIVVTASHNPPADNGYKVYLGGRAADADGRGVQIVPPSDAQIAARIAAVGPASGIPTAEAGWELLGEELREDYLAAICALPDPQGPRGVRIVHTAMHGVGTETALAALHRTGFEEVHPVAKQADPDPDFPTVAFPNPEEPGAIDLALELARTVEADVVIANDPDADRCAAAVLDAHRGDWRMLTGDELGVLLGDHMVRRHGRRGTLARSIVSSRWLGRIAEKSGLEPAATLTGFKWITRAPGIVFGYEEAIGYCVQPDVVRDKDGLSAALMVAEMAALAKAEGGTLIGRLDELAQRDGLFSTAQLSLRVAELAERDVMMARLRAEPPAALLGSPVAANQDLAEGSVETTGLPPTEGVLLLSEDGTRVVVRPSGTEPKLKCYLEVLSSVPAGAPVEELTAIRHRADERLEALTAELREVLGAPTD, from the coding sequence ATGAGCATCGACGCCGCACTGCGGGACCGGATCGATCAGTGGCTGGAGCACGATCCGGATCCCACCACCCGGGCCGCGCTGGAGGGTCTGCGGGAGCAGGCCGAGGCCGGCGACGCCGCCGCGCTCGAGGAGATCACCGACGCCTTCGCGGCCGATCTGGAGTTCGGCACCGCCGGGCTCCGCGGCCGGATGGCCCCGGGCCCGCACCGCATGAACCTCGCCGTGGTCTCCCGCGCCGCCCGCGGCCTCGCCGACCACCTGCGCGAGGACGTCGGCCTCGAGGACCCGCTGGTGGTGATCGGCTACGACGCCCGTCACCGCTCGGCCGACTTCGCCCGCCGCTCGGCGGAGATCATGACCGCGGCCGGCTGCCGGGTGCACCTGCTGGAGCGCTTCGGCCCCACCCCGCTGGTCGCCTTCGCGGTGCGGCACCTGGAGGCCGATGCCGGCATCGTGGTGACCGCCTCCCACAACCCGCCGGCGGACAACGGCTACAAGGTCTACCTGGGCGGGCGCGCGGCCGATGCCGACGGCCGCGGCGTGCAGATCGTGCCGCCCTCGGATGCGCAGATCGCCGCCCGCATCGCGGCCGTCGGGCCCGCCTCCGGGATCCCGACGGCGGAGGCGGGCTGGGAGCTGCTGGGCGAGGAGCTGCGGGAGGACTATCTCGCGGCGATCTGCGCGCTGCCGGACCCGCAGGGGCCGCGCGGGGTGCGGATCGTGCACACCGCGATGCACGGCGTGGGCACGGAGACGGCGCTGGCGGCGCTGCACCGCACCGGCTTCGAAGAGGTGCACCCGGTGGCGAAGCAGGCCGATCCGGATCCCGACTTCCCCACCGTCGCGTTCCCGAACCCGGAGGAGCCCGGGGCGATCGATCTCGCGCTCGAGCTGGCGCGCACGGTCGAGGCCGACGTGGTGATCGCGAACGACCCCGATGCGGACCGCTGCGCGGCCGCCGTGCTCGACGCGCACCGGGGCGACTGGCGGATGCTCACCGGCGACGAGCTGGGCGTGCTGCTGGGCGACCACATGGTGCGCCGCCACGGCCGCCGCGGCACGCTGGCGCGCTCGATCGTCTCGAGCCGCTGGCTGGGACGGATCGCGGAGAAGTCCGGGCTGGAGCCCGCGGCGACGCTCACCGGCTTCAAGTGGATCACCCGTGCGCCGGGGATCGTGTTCGGCTACGAGGAGGCGATCGGCTACTGCGTGCAACCGGACGTGGTGCGCGACAAGGACGGCCTCTCCGCCGCGCTGATGGTGGCCGAGATGGCGGCGCTGGCGAAGGCCGAGGGCGGCACCCTGATCGGGCGGCTGGACGAGCTCGCCCAGCGGGACGGCCTGTTCTCCACCGCGCAGCTCTCGCTGCGGGTGGCGGAGCTCGCCGAGCGGGACGTGATGATGGCGCGCCTGCGGGCCGAGCCGCCCGCCGCGCTGCTGGGCTCCCCGGTGGCGGCGAACCAGGATCTCGCCGAGGGCTCGGTGGAGACCACCGGGCTGCCGCCCACCGAGGGCGTGCTGCTGCTCAGCGAGGACGGCACCCGGGTGGTGGTGCGCCCCTCCGGCACCGAGCCGAAGCTGAAGTGCTACCTCGAGGTGCTCTCCTCGGTCCCGGCCGGGGCACCCGTCGAGGAGCTCACCGCGATCCGCCACCGCGCCGACGAGCGCCTCGAGGCGCTCACGGCGGAGCTGCGCGAGGTGCTCGGCGCCCCCACCGACTGA
- a CDS encoding Maf family protein yields the protein MTAPTPAADGAAHDPLLLLASASAGRRATLRAAGIEHATLPVDLDEEGILARARELAAESSEPAGTPTPAEEVLLLAREKALAATARSEGGYVVLGCDSMLELDGEVIGKPHTSERARERWRAMRGRTGVLHSGHWIVDDRDEADGGTGATFGATASCELTFAALSDEEIDAYVATGEPLGVAGGFTLDGRGGPFVERVQGDPHAVVGLSLPLLRRMLGEIGLGVHELWEEPAEDSAHGASPGPAAD from the coding sequence ATGACCGCCCCCACCCCTGCCGCCGACGGCGCGGCGCACGATCCGCTGCTGCTGCTCGCCTCCGCCTCCGCGGGCCGCCGCGCCACGCTGCGCGCGGCGGGCATCGAGCACGCGACCCTCCCGGTGGACCTCGACGAGGAGGGGATCCTCGCCCGGGCCCGGGAGCTCGCCGCGGAGTCCTCCGAGCCCGCCGGGACACCCACCCCTGCGGAGGAGGTGCTGCTGCTGGCCCGCGAGAAGGCGCTGGCGGCCACCGCCCGCTCCGAGGGCGGCTATGTGGTGCTGGGGTGCGACTCGATGCTCGAGCTGGACGGCGAGGTGATCGGCAAGCCGCACACCTCCGAGCGGGCCCGCGAACGCTGGCGCGCGATGCGCGGGCGCACCGGGGTGCTGCACTCGGGGCACTGGATCGTGGACGACCGCGACGAGGCCGACGGCGGCACCGGCGCGACCTTCGGGGCGACGGCGAGCTGCGAGCTCACCTTCGCGGCGCTCTCCGACGAGGAGATCGACGCCTATGTCGCCACGGGCGAACCGCTGGGCGTGGCCGGGGGCTTCACCCTCGACGGCCGCGGCGGCCCGTTCGTGGAGCGCGTCCAGGGCGATCCGCACGCGGTGGTGGGGCTGTCCCTGCCGCTGCTGCGGCGCATGCTCGGCGAGATCGGGCTGGGCGTGCACGAGCTGTGGGAGGAGCCGGCCGAGGATTCCGCCCACGGCGCCTCGCCCGGACCTGCCGCCGACTGA
- a CDS encoding purine-nucleoside phosphorylase, which yields MTTSTPDPYQLAREAAASIAEASGVPSHDLALVLGSGWSGAADLLGETVWQADATTVPGFRPPAVAGHVGTLRSIRVEGTGARALVLGARTHFYEGAGVDAVVHGVRTAAATGARTMVLTNGCGGIDPSWTPGTPVLIRDQINFTGATPLVGANFVDLTDLYTPALRAIAHEVDDSLDEGVYMQFSGPTYETPAEVQMAKTIGAHLVGMSTALEAIAAREAGMDLLGISLVTNLAAGISGEALSHEEVLEAGREAGPRISRLLAETVRRITERPAEVGAGA from the coding sequence ATGACGACTTCGACTCCGGATCCGTACCAGCTCGCCCGCGAGGCCGCCGCCTCGATCGCCGAGGCCAGCGGGGTGCCCTCGCACGATCTCGCCCTGGTGCTCGGCTCGGGGTGGTCCGGCGCGGCGGACCTCCTCGGCGAGACCGTGTGGCAGGCCGACGCGACCACCGTGCCCGGATTCCGCCCCCCGGCCGTCGCCGGCCACGTGGGGACCCTGCGCTCGATCCGCGTGGAGGGCACGGGGGCGCGCGCGCTGGTGCTCGGCGCCCGCACCCACTTCTACGAGGGCGCGGGGGTGGACGCGGTGGTGCACGGGGTGCGCACCGCGGCCGCGACCGGCGCGCGCACCATGGTGCTCACCAACGGCTGCGGCGGCATCGACCCCTCCTGGACGCCCGGCACCCCGGTGCTGATCCGGGACCAGATCAACTTCACCGGCGCCACCCCCCTGGTGGGTGCGAACTTCGTGGACCTCACCGATCTGTACACGCCGGCGCTGCGCGCGATCGCGCACGAGGTGGACGACAGCCTCGACGAGGGTGTGTACATGCAGTTCTCCGGCCCCACCTACGAGACCCCCGCGGAGGTGCAGATGGCGAAGACGATCGGCGCGCACCTGGTGGGGATGTCCACCGCGCTCGAGGCGATCGCCGCCCGCGAGGCGGGCATGGACCTGCTGGGCATCTCCCTGGTCACCAACCTCGCCGCCGGGATCAGCGGCGAGGCGCTCAGCCACGAGGAGGTGCTCGAGGCGGGGCGGGAGGCGGGCCCGCGCATCTCCCGCCTGCTGGCCGAGACGGTGCGACGGATCACCGAGCGCCCCGCCGAGGTGGGCGCGGGCGCCTGA
- a CDS encoding NAD(P)H-quinone dehydrogenase: MTDPSTALPSDPRRVERAGDRARVVIIGGGPGGYEAALTAARHGAETVLVEERGIGGAAVITDVVPSKTLIATADVLDLVAGSEQLGIRDADNGTAPAAHSLNVDLAAVNRRVRELAAAQSADIRASLVEAGVRVLDGRGRLDGPDRVEVLDASGRCEELLDADVVLLSVGARPRELAGAPCDGERILNWTQLYDLDRLPEHLIVVGSGVTGAEFASAYRALGSRVTLVSSRDKVLPGTDADAADVLEHAFARRGITVRSRTRAETARRTEDGVAVTLTSGEEITGSHVLMALGGIPSTRDLGLFTAGVRVRESGHIETDRVSRTSVRGVYAAGDCTGVYPLASVAAMQGRIAMHHALGDAVSPLIAAQVSSAIFTSPEIAVVGASEQDVASGETRGEVLTLPLDTNPRAKMQGISEGFVKLIVRPGSHTVLGAVVVAPRASELILPYTLAVAHRLTAEQVAGTFTVYPSLTGSLAEVARQRLLDDQG; this comes from the coding sequence GTGACGGATCCCAGCACCGCCCTCCCTTCCGACCCCCGGCGCGTCGAGCGCGCCGGGGACCGTGCCCGGGTGGTGATCATCGGCGGCGGCCCCGGCGGCTACGAGGCCGCGCTCACCGCGGCCCGCCACGGCGCGGAGACCGTGCTCGTCGAGGAGCGCGGGATCGGCGGCGCCGCCGTGATCACCGACGTGGTGCCCTCGAAGACCCTCATCGCCACCGCGGACGTGCTGGACCTGGTGGCCGGCTCCGAGCAGCTGGGCATCCGCGACGCCGACAACGGCACCGCCCCGGCGGCGCACTCCCTGAACGTGGACCTCGCCGCCGTCAACCGCCGGGTGCGGGAGCTGGCCGCCGCGCAGTCCGCCGACATCCGCGCCAGCCTGGTCGAGGCCGGGGTGCGGGTGCTCGACGGGAGGGGCCGGCTGGACGGACCGGACCGGGTGGAGGTGCTCGACGCCTCGGGACGCTGCGAGGAGCTGCTCGACGCAGACGTGGTGCTGCTCTCCGTGGGCGCCCGGCCCCGCGAGCTGGCCGGCGCCCCCTGCGACGGCGAGCGGATCCTCAACTGGACCCAGCTGTACGACCTGGACCGCCTGCCCGAGCATCTGATCGTGGTGGGCTCCGGCGTCACCGGCGCCGAGTTCGCCAGCGCCTACCGCGCCCTGGGCAGCCGGGTCACCCTGGTCTCCTCCCGGGACAAGGTGCTGCCGGGCACCGACGCGGACGCCGCCGACGTGCTCGAGCACGCCTTCGCCCGCCGCGGGATCACGGTGCGCTCCCGCACCCGGGCCGAGACGGCGCGACGCACCGAGGACGGCGTGGCGGTGACCCTCACCTCCGGGGAGGAGATCACCGGCAGCCACGTGCTGATGGCACTGGGCGGGATCCCCTCCACGAGGGACCTCGGCCTGTTCACCGCCGGGGTGCGGGTGCGCGAGAGCGGGCACATCGAGACCGACCGCGTCTCGCGCACCTCGGTGCGGGGCGTCTACGCCGCCGGGGACTGCACGGGCGTGTACCCGCTCGCCTCCGTCGCCGCCATGCAGGGCCGGATCGCGATGCACCATGCCCTGGGCGACGCCGTCTCCCCGCTGATCGCCGCGCAGGTCTCCTCCGCGATCTTCACCAGCCCCGAGATCGCGGTGGTGGGCGCCTCGGAGCAGGACGTCGCCTCCGGGGAGACCCGCGGCGAGGTGCTCACGCTGCCGCTGGACACCAACCCGCGGGCGAAGATGCAGGGGATCTCCGAGGGGTTCGTGAAGCTGATCGTGCGCCCCGGTTCGCACACCGTGCTGGGGGCGGTGGTGGTCGCGCCGCGGGCCAGCGAGCTGATCCTGCCCTACACCCTCGCCGTCGCGCACCGGCTCACGGCGGAGCAGGTGGCGGGCACGTTCACCGTGTACCCCTCGCTCACCGGCTCCCTCGCGGAGGTCGCACGCCAGAGGCTCCTCGACGACCAGGGCTGA
- a CDS encoding acetyl/propionyl/methylcrotonyl-CoA carboxylase subunit alpha, with protein sequence MPARSSKPRPLTTVLIANRGEIAVRIARACRDAGLRSVAVYADPDRDALHTQIADEAYALGGTTAASSYLVVDKILDIAHRSGADAIHPGYGFLSERADFAQAVIDAGLTWIGPPADAIEKLGDKVSARHIAQKAGAPLVAGTKDPVKNSDEVVDFAREHGLPIAIKAAFGGGGRGLKVAREESEVRELFDSAVREAVSAFGRGECFVERYLDSPRHVETQCLADTHGNVQVVSTRDCSLQRRHQKLVEEAPAPFLSPQQNAQLVSSSKAILREAGYVGAGTCEFLVGADGTISFLEVNTRLQVEHPVTEEVAGVDLVREQLRIAAGERISEQDPAVRGHSFEFRINGEDPGRGFMPAPGRIQRFEMPSGPGVRVETGVRAGDEISGAFDSMLAKLVVTGATRQQALERSRRALAEFHVEGIPTVLPFHARVVEDPAFAPADSEQPFGVHTRWIETEFDNDLPAAPLPGQPEEPEDREAVVVEVDGRRVEISLPASLRAPQAAVRQRRKRQHRAAGAEASGGGSVTAPMQGTIVKVLAEEGQSVADGDLLVVLEAMKMEQPITAHRSGIVKGLSAEIGATVSAGAVLCAIED encoded by the coding sequence ATGCCCGCACGCTCCTCCAAGCCCCGCCCCCTGACCACGGTGCTGATCGCCAACCGTGGGGAGATCGCGGTGCGGATCGCCCGGGCGTGCCGGGATGCCGGACTGCGCTCGGTCGCGGTGTACGCCGATCCCGATCGTGACGCCCTGCACACCCAGATCGCCGACGAGGCCTACGCCCTGGGCGGCACCACCGCCGCCAGCTCGTACCTGGTGGTCGACAAGATCCTCGACATCGCCCACCGCTCCGGCGCGGACGCGATCCACCCCGGCTACGGCTTCCTCTCCGAGCGCGCGGACTTCGCGCAGGCCGTGATCGACGCGGGCCTGACCTGGATCGGACCGCCCGCGGACGCGATCGAGAAGCTGGGCGACAAGGTCTCCGCCCGGCACATCGCGCAGAAGGCCGGCGCCCCGCTGGTGGCCGGCACCAAGGACCCGGTGAAGAACTCCGACGAGGTGGTCGACTTCGCCCGCGAGCACGGCCTGCCGATCGCGATCAAGGCCGCCTTCGGCGGCGGCGGCCGCGGGCTGAAGGTGGCGCGCGAGGAGTCCGAGGTGCGCGAGCTGTTCGACTCCGCGGTGCGCGAGGCGGTCTCCGCCTTCGGCCGCGGGGAGTGCTTCGTGGAGCGCTACCTCGACTCGCCCCGGCACGTGGAGACCCAGTGCCTGGCGGACACGCACGGCAACGTCCAGGTGGTCTCCACCCGCGACTGCTCGCTGCAGCGCCGCCACCAGAAGCTCGTGGAGGAGGCCCCGGCGCCGTTCCTCAGCCCGCAGCAGAACGCCCAGCTGGTCTCCTCCTCGAAGGCGATCCTGCGCGAGGCCGGCTACGTGGGCGCCGGCACCTGCGAGTTCCTGGTGGGTGCCGACGGCACCATCTCCTTCCTCGAGGTGAACACCCGCCTGCAGGTCGAGCACCCGGTCACCGAGGAGGTGGCCGGCGTGGACCTGGTCCGCGAGCAGCTGCGCATCGCCGCCGGCGAGCGGATCAGCGAGCAGGATCCCGCCGTGCGCGGCCACTCCTTCGAGTTCCGCATCAACGGCGAGGACCCGGGCCGCGGCTTCATGCCCGCCCCCGGGCGCATCCAGCGCTTCGAGATGCCCTCCGGCCCCGGCGTGCGGGTCGAGACGGGCGTGCGCGCGGGGGACGAGATCTCCGGCGCCTTCGACTCGATGCTCGCCAAGCTCGTGGTCACCGGCGCCACCCGGCAGCAGGCGCTGGAGCGCTCCCGCCGCGCCCTCGCCGAGTTCCATGTCGAGGGGATCCCCACCGTGCTCCCCTTCCACGCCCGCGTGGTCGAGGATCCCGCCTTCGCCCCGGCGGATTCGGAGCAGCCCTTCGGCGTGCACACCCGCTGGATCGAGACCGAGTTCGACAACGACCTGCCGGCCGCGCCGCTGCCCGGCCAGCCGGAGGAGCCCGAGGACCGCGAAGCCGTGGTGGTCGAGGTGGACGGCCGACGGGTCGAGATCAGCCTCCCCGCCTCCCTGCGCGCCCCGCAGGCCGCCGTGCGCCAGCGCCGCAAGCGCCAGCACCGGGCCGCCGGCGCCGAGGCGAGCGGCGGCGGCAGCGTCACCGCGCCGATGCAGGGCACCATCGTGAAGGTGCTCGCCGAGGAGGGCCAGTCGGTGGCCGACGGCGACCTGCTGGTGGTGCTCGAGGCGATGAAGATGGAGCAGCCGATCACCGCGCACCGCTCGGGGATCGTGAAGGGGCTCAGCGCCGAGATCGGCGCGACCGTCTCCGCCGGCGCCGTGCTCTGCGCGATCGAGGACTGA